A stretch of the Arachis stenosperma cultivar V10309 chromosome 6, arast.V10309.gnm1.PFL2, whole genome shotgun sequence genome encodes the following:
- the LOC130936175 gene encoding peptidyl-prolyl cis-trans isomerase CYP57 gives MSTVYVLEPPTKGKVVVNTTRGPLDIELWPKEAPKAVRNFVQLCMEGYYDNTIFHRVIKDFLVQGGDPTGTGTGGESIYGDVFADEFHSRLKFKHRGLVAMANAGPPNSNGSQFFITLDRCDWLDRKHTIFGKVTGDTMYNLLRLGEVETDKNDRPLDPPPKILSVEVLWNPFEDIVPRNLQTKATPVTENKGLKTKGVKKLNLLSFGEEAEEEEKELALVKQKIKSSHDVLNDPRLLKEETPNNEMSKATRDLQLTVRDALKTKKEEPRKELETSKIDSSDDDDDDEDDGNEADFDARMRRRILKKRKELGDLPPKPKVQNGRSSPERRDISAARSNASRVVDDDDDDDDKPRAEKLSLKKKGIGSEARAERIANADADLQLLNEAERGRQLQKQKRRRLQGREDDVLAKLEKFKNSLSAKSAPKASESTDVVDDKELSDWKSVGLKFAPESGKDRMSRNEDPNDYVVHDPLLEKGKEKFNRMQAKQKRREREWAGRSLT, from the exons ATGTCGACGGTATACGTTTTGGAACCGCCGACGAAGGGGAAGGTGGTTGTCAACACAACGCGGGGCCCACTCGACATCGAGCTATGGCCGAAGGAAGCACCCAAAGCTGTCAGGAACTTCGTTCAGCTCTGCATGGAAGGTTACTACGACAACACCATCTTCCACCGCGTCATCAAGGACTTTCTTGTTCAGGGTGGTGATCCCACCGGCACTGGCACTG GAGGTGAGAGTATTTATGGGGATGTTTTTGCCGATGAGTTTCATTCGCGTCTGAAATTCAAGCACAGAGGATTGGTTGCAATGGCCAATGCTGGGCCACCTAATTCAAATGGGAGTCAGTTTTTCATTACCCTTGATCGTTGTGACTGGCTTGATCGGAAGCATACTATTTTTGGAAAG GTAACAGGAGATACAATGTATAATCTTTTAAGGCTGGGTGAAGTTGAAACTGATAAAAACGACCGGCCTTTAGATCCACCTCCAAAGATATTATCAGTTGAG GTATTATGGAACCCATTTGAAGATATTGTGCCAAGAAATCTTCAGACTAAAGCTACACCTGTTACAGAAAATAAAGGTTTGAAGACAAAGGGTGTGAA AAAATTGAACTTGCTTTCGTTTGGGGAAgaagctgaagaagaagaaaaggaattGGCATTGGTGAAGCAAAAGATTAAGAGCAGTCATGATGTCTTGAATGATCCTCGTCTTTTGAAGGAAGAAACTCCCAACAATGAAATG AGTAAAGCAACAAGGGATTTGCAGTTAACTGTAAGAGATGCACTAAAAACCAAGAAGGAAGAGCCTCGGAAAGAGTTAGAAACTAGTAAAATTGATTCAAGTGAtgacgacgacgacgacgaaGACGATGGCAATGAAGCAGATTTTGATGCAAGAATGCGCAGGCGAATACTGAAAAAGCGGAAGGAGTTGGGTGACCTTCCTCCCAAGCCAAAGGTGCAAAATG GAAGATCCAGTCCAGAGCGCCGGGATATTTCAGCAGCCAG GTCAAATGCTTCACGGgtggttgatgatgatgatgatgatgatgataaaccGAGGGCGGAAAAGTTGTCCTTGAAGAAGAAGGGAATAGGGTCTGAAGCAAGAGCTGAACGTATTGCTAATGCTGATGCAGATTTGCAGCTACTGAATGAAGCTGAGAGAGGAAGACAGTTGCAGAAACAGAAGAGACGCAGATTACAAGGGCGTGAAGATGAT GTTCTTGCCAAACTcgagaaattcaaaaattccTTATCAGCAAAGTCGGCACCCAAAGCCAGTGAATCTACTGATGTTGTTGATGACAAAGAACTGTCTGACTGGAAAAGTGTTGGCTTAAAATTTGCCCCGGAGTCTGGCAAG GATCGCATGTCTCGCAACGAAGACCCGAACGACTATGTTGTGCATGACCCTCTTTTGGAGAAAGGGAAAGAGAAGTTCAATAGGATGCAAGCCAAACAAAAGAGACGAGAACGCGAGTGGGCTGGGAGATCCCTCACGTGA